In a single window of the Delftia tsuruhatensis genome:
- the yajC gene encoding preprotein translocase subunit YajC: protein MFISSAFAQTAPAAAASGGDFMSQLMGMAPLALMFVVLYFVMIRPQMKRQKEHRAMVEALAKGDEVATAGGIIGRVTRMSEQFLHIEIASGVEIQIQRSAVVQVLPKDTLK from the coding sequence GTGTTTATTTCTTCCGCCTTTGCCCAGACCGCACCTGCAGCCGCCGCCTCTGGCGGTGACTTCATGTCCCAGCTGATGGGCATGGCCCCGCTGGCGCTGATGTTCGTGGTGCTGTACTTCGTGATGATCCGTCCGCAGATGAAGCGCCAGAAGGAACACCGCGCCATGGTCGAGGCGCTGGCCAAGGGCGACGAAGTGGCCACGGCCGGCGGCATCATCGGCCGCGTGACGCGCATGTCCGAGCAGTTCCTGCACATCGAGATCGCCTCGGGCGTCGAGATCCAGATCCAGCGCAGCGCCGTCGTGCAGGTGCTGCCCAAGGACACGCTGAAGTAA